One region of Etheostoma spectabile isolate EspeVRDwgs_2016 chromosome 21, UIUC_Espe_1.0, whole genome shotgun sequence genomic DNA includes:
- the nherf1a gene encoding Na(+)/H(+) exchange regulatory cofactor NHE-RF1a, which yields MSNLRPRLCVLEKGPSGYGFHLHGEKGKTGQFIRLVEPDTPASAAGLLAGDRLVFVNGESVEGESHQQVVARIRSTTGALEVIVVDGETAELLKKHNLQCRKEFVTEGIPLPGGDSDSDRGDSKSNGTPRGSSPVPPENGDASSESSDRSGRLSVSSSTKEERGGLRPRLCHMKKGTSGYGFNLHSEKTKPGQFIRAVDQDSPAQRAGLRPQDKIVQVNGLSVIGLQHSEVVAAIKAGGDSTSLLVVDAETEEFFKRCGVLPTEDTSPCLQAKPKVSVSSSASSASSTASLPAEMERAPRTAPAADSLALSMSLAEAKEKARQKRAAKKAPTMDWSKRNELFSNL from the exons ATGTCAAACCTCCGACCCAGGCTGTGTGTACTGGAGAAAGGACCCAGCGGCTACGGGTTCCACCTGCACGGGGAGAAGGGCAAGACCGGGCAGTTTATCAGGCTCGTGGAGCCCGACACTCCCGCCTCCGCGGCCGGGCTTCTGGCGGGCGACCGCCTGGTGTTCGTGAATGGAGAGAGCGTGGAGGGCGAGAGCCATCAGCAAGTGGTCGCCAGGATACGTTCCACAACCGGGGCTCTGGAGGTTATCGTGGTGGACGGCGAGACGGCGGAGCTGCTCAAGAAACACAACCTGCAGTGCCGGAAAGAGTTCGTCACGGAGGGGATTCCCCTGCCCGGGGGGGACAGCGACTCTGACCGCGGGGACTCAAAGAGCAACGGCACCCCGAGGGGGTCCAGCCCTGTCCCGCCTGAGAACGGGGATGCTTCCTCGGAGAGCTCGGACAGGTCGGGGAGGCTGAGTGTCAGCTCCAGCACCAAG GAGGAGAGGGGTGGGCTGCGGCCGCGGCTCTGCCACATGAAGAAGGGAACCAGCGGCTACGGCTTCAACCTGCACAGCGAGAAGACCAAACCGGGCCAGTTCATCAGAGCTGTGGACCAGGACTCTCCGGCACAGAGAGCCGGCCTCCGACCACAGGACAAGATCGTCCAG gtgaaTGGCCTGTCAGTGATTGGCCTGCAGCACTCTGAGGTTGTCGCAGCCATCAAAGCAGGAGGAGACTCCACCTCGCTGCTGGTGGTGGATGCAGAGACTGAGGAGTTCTTTAAGAGATGTGGAGTCCTGCCCACGGAGGATACGTCACCg TGTCTGCAGGCGAAGCCCAAAGTGTCAGTGAGCTCGTCAGCGTCCAGTGCGTCCTCCACCGCCTCGCTGCCAGCAGAG ATGGAGCGGGCCCCGAGGACGGCCCCTGCAgctgacagcctggctctgAGCATGTCGCTGGCCGAGGCCAAAGAGAAAGCTCGGCAGAAACGAGCTGCCAAGAAAGCCCCGACCATGGACTGGAGCAAGAGGAACGAACTGTTCAGCAACctataa